CGCTCGAACGTGTTGATAGCGTAACAGCCGGGCGGCAAGGAGAAATGGACAACTTGACCCACAATGGCAACCCACGACATGGCCAGCCAATACACAACAGCCATCAGGCTCAGCGAGGTCAGGAGAACCCCAAGGATTCCAGCTACGCCGATCACCAAGCCAAGGTAGTTCAGTGCTCTGGGCAGTTCCCTTGCCCACAAGGCGACGCCGCTTAGCAGGAGAAGCCACAAGGCGTTCACAATTGTTTCCCCGCCGCCGCGCCACCACCAGCGGCGCGAATCTGTAGTCTAGGCACAGCCAGGATGGTAGACGGCTTGAAGAAAGAGACGAGGATGGCATCGATGGCCGGGCAAGCGCACTGTACCGCCCACCGCCCTGCTGGAGTACAATCAACGGGCAGCTGTGGCCCAGCGTACCAAGCGCCACGCGAGCAGCCCGATCGTGGAGCGTGTATAACCGCGTGACGAGCTTGGTATACCAGTTTCAGCTTACATCAGAGTGGCCACATTTGCAGGAAAGAGAGCGATCGTTAAGGAAAAGATACCTTCACACACCAGTCAGAGCGAAAACATGGGTTGCCCGATCACCAGGTAATGCAGCGCCGCCGCACACACCGCCGGGGCAGCACTTTTCAGCTGCGGCTGGGAGAAACGTGACCATCAGGTCAAGGAGGCTGCCGAACGGCTGTGTTTCACGCCAGCCGCACTTCGAGCGCTTCCAGCCAGGCGCGGTTCCCCAACAAACATCGCCACGGCATATCGCCGCTGCGATTGCGTTCGTAACCCTCTTGACTCTCCAGTTGCTCGAGACTCTATAATAATCAGGACGTACGCAGTCGGCGTGTTTGCCTGCGGCAGCATGGTCCGTGTCTGTTCTCGCGTGTTCGGTATTGCGCGCTACGAGCACAAAACCGAACATACACACGATGCCGTACCGCTCTGCCGCAGGCAGGCATTGCCCGAGACGCGGGCCACCGCGTAACTCCTGTAATAATCTGGAATGAGCGGCAAGGAGGCAAGGAAGGTACATGAAACGTTCGTTCGGAGGCGCTGTGGAAGCTGTAGCTGCGTTTCCAAGCGACGTGCTCGATCAGTGCCGGAAGTCGCAGGGGGAAACCAAACGATGTTTAGAATTGGCGAGTTCAGTAAACTGACGATGACGGCAATAACACAACTGCGGTACTATGACGAGATTGGTCTGTTCCAGCCTCAATACATTGATCAGCTTACCGGGTACCGCTATTACAGTATGGCGCAGGTACCGCAGTTGCATCGCATTCTGGCACTGAAAGAATTGGGGCTTTCGCTTGAGCAGATTCAGCGACTTGTCGCTGACGATATCTCCGTCGAAGAATTGCGAGGCATGCTTGTGCTGAAGAAAGCACAGGTGGAGCAAGACGTGCGCGCTGAGATCATGCGCCTCAGAAACATCGAAATCCACCTCCAGCAGATTACAAATGACGGCAAACTGCCGCAGGACGGAATTACCCTCAAAAGGCTCCCAACGATGGCATTTCTTGGTGCTCGCAGGATCTTTCCCAAGGTGTCAGACGGTGCCGCCTACATCATCGAAATCTCACAGCTTGTCCCCAAGAAGCTGCCGAAAACGCTCGTGGGCCATTTCACCGTA
The sequence above is drawn from the Candidatus Kouleothrix ribensis genome and encodes:
- a CDS encoding MerR family transcriptional regulator, giving the protein MFRIGEFSKLTMTAITQLRYYDEIGLFQPQYIDQLTGYRYYSMAQVPQLHRILALKELGLSLEQIQRLVADDISVEELRGMLVLKKAQVEQDVRAEIMRLRNIEIHLQQITNDGKLPQDGITLKRLPTMAFLGARRIFPKVSDGAAYIIEISQLVPKKLPKTLVGHFTVLFHGDAFDVENADIELGFLLNAAESMPMQVDHDDEFSPSLLAEVASAACALHVGPLDTIIETYAKVGRWIERNHYTLAGPVREVFITPPQPDARNEAVCEIQIPVEAISYPPRSSQVGM